From a single Methylosinus sp. H3A genomic region:
- a CDS encoding cupin domain-containing protein → MFARSLLLAALAFWAGEALAEGPPPAVLQSELKYAPVPLFTGVFAAPVSGTATQPGALYALSVKYAAGARSLPHTHPDARVVTVISGRFYAGVGERLDESSLRALGPGDSIVVPAETVHYGWARDGEVLLLETGVGPSGASLWPKPPQR, encoded by the coding sequence ATGTTCGCGCGATCTCTCCTGCTCGCTGCGCTGGCCTTCTGGGCCGGCGAGGCGCTGGCCGAAGGCCCGCCGCCCGCGGTGCTGCAGAGCGAGTTGAAATATGCGCCCGTGCCGCTGTTCACCGGCGTCTTCGCCGCGCCGGTGAGCGGCACGGCGACGCAGCCCGGCGCGCTCTATGCGCTCTCGGTGAAATATGCGGCCGGCGCGAGATCGCTGCCGCACACCCATCCCGACGCGCGCGTCGTGACGGTGATTTCCGGCCGCTTCTATGCGGGCGTCGGCGAGCGGCTCGACGAGAGCTCGCTACGCGCGCTCGGGCCCGGCGATTCGATCGTCGTGCCGGCGGAAACCGTCCATTACGGCTGGGCGAGGGACGGCGAAGTCCTGCTGCTCGAGACCGGCGTCGGCCCTTCCGGCGCCAGCCTGTGGCCAAAACCGCCGCAGCGCTGA